A window of Bradyrhizobium diazoefficiens genomic DNA:
TGACACGGCGCGAGCCGCAACGACCGGCCTCGCCTCATCGTCAGACCGTCATGACGGGGTCACGCACAAACCGGGGCAACTACGGTTCGCGGCGGCAATTCCCGTGGCCGGCCGGCAAACTGCCGCGTTGCGCACCGCGATACGCTTTGGCATAAAAGCCCTACCGGTTGCGCCATTGGGCGATGGCGGCCGGCCTGCGGGACGTTATGAAGAACGGCCTCTATTCGATTCACGTGAACCTGCTCGATGGTCGGATCGGCAAGGGCAGCGGCGTGATTGTTTTTCGCGACGGCAAGATCCTTGGCGGCGATGCTTACCTCTATTACACCGGCAGCTACGTGGTGAAGGACAACAACACCTTCAAAGGCGAGGTGCTGGTGCAACGGCATACTTCGCCTCGGGGCGACCACAATCCGCTGTTCGGCGGCCCTGCCCCGGTCGGCATCGGCGTCAGTGGCACCTTCACGGAGACGCGCGCGGAGATGACGGGCACTGCGCTGGTCGGCAAGGCCAGCCAGATTTTCGGCGCGACCCTGCACAAGCTCGCTGAGATCGATTAGCTACTCCGCAGCCTGCTCGAGCGGTGCCGTGCGCGGCAGGATGATCTGGATGCGCGTGCCGCTGCCTGGTTCGGAATCGAGATCGAGCCGCCCGCCGAGCCGGTTGGTGACGATACTGTAGACAATGTGCAGCCCGAGGCCGGTGCCGCCCTGATCGCGCCGCGTCGTGAAGAACGGATCGAAGGCACGGCGGCGGACGTCGAGCGACATGCCGCAGCCATTGTCGGAGAAGATGATCTCGACATTGTCCTTGCCGGACTCGCGCACCTGGATGTCGATCGTCCCCGGCCGGCCGTCCGGGAAGGCGTGCGCCACCGAGTTGAGAAACAGATTGGTCAGCACCTGGCCGTACGGGCCCGGATAGCTGTTCATGGTGAGATCGGGCTGGCACTCGACGTTGAGCGTCAGGTTGTGCTTTCTCAGGCCCGGTCGCAGACTCATCACCACCTGCTCGGTGAGATCGCCGAGATCGAAGCTGCGCTGGTCCGAATAGTTGCGGTCGGCCGCGACCTGCTTGAACGACTGGATCAGCTCGGCGGCGCGGTTGAGATTGGAGACGAGCTGCGAGGAGGCGTCGCGGCTGGTGTGGAGATAGTCGTTGAGCGTGGAGCGGCGCAGCTCGCCGCGCTCGACCTCGGCGGTGAACATCGCGGTCTTGCGCTCCAGCGCGGATGCGACCGTAAGGCTGATGCCGACAGGATTGTTGACCTCGTGCGCGACGCCGGCGACGAGGCGTCCGAGCGCGGCGAGCTTCTCCGCCTCGATCAGCGAGGCCTGCGTCTCGCGCAGGTTGCGCAGCGCGGTCTCGGCCGATTCCTTTGCCTTGCGCATCTCCTGCTCGCCGCGCTTGCGCTCGCCGATGTCGAGCGCGACGGTGACGATCCGCTCGATCTCACCCTCGGCATCGAGCAGCGGCAGCTTGTTGACCAGCCATTGCCGCATGTTGCCGGAGGAGTCCTTGTACTCCTCCTCGTAGAAGCCGAGGCCCTTTCGAAGCTTCAGCACCCTCTTGTCGTTTTCGTCGGTCTTGGCCGCGCCATAGCGCGACATCAGGTCGGCCGTGGTGCGGCCGAGCGCGTCGGCCGGTTCGATGCCGAAAATGCCGGCCATGTAACGATTCATCAGCACATAGCGCAGGTCGCGGTCCTTGACGTTGATCACCGCAGGCACAGTGTCGATGACCTGCTGGAGCAAGCGCCGGCCTTCGGCAATGGCGTCTTCCGCCCGCTTCTGGTCGGTGATGTCGCGCAGCGTGCCCTCGTAGCGGACGATGTTGCCCGCTTCGTCGCGCACGCCGGTGGCGCTGTCGGAGAGCCACAGGATGTTGCCGTCGCGCTGGCGCACCTGATACTCGAACTCGCGCACCATGCCGTCGCGCGCCATCAGCCGCTGGTATTCGAGCCGCGCTTCGGGGTGGACGTAGATCGTATGGGCGATGTCGTTGATGCTGGCGATGAGATGCTGCGGACTGTCGTAGCCCATCATCCGCGCCAGCGCCGGATTGGCGTTGAGGAGATCGCCGGCCGGCGTCGTCACATAGATGCCGTCGACCGAGCCCTCGAACAGTTTCCTGTAGCTCTCCTCGGCGAGGCGCTGCTCGGTGAGCGCGCGCACCGCCGCCTCGCGCGCGGTGTCGGCCTCCTCCAGCGCGCGGCGGAACACCTCGGCCGCACGCGCGATGTCGCCGATCTCGTTGCCGAGGTCGGCCGACGGGATCGAGGTGTCCTTCTGGCCCGCAGCAAGCGCGCGGATGGAGCGCGCGATCTGGGCGAGCGGACGGACCGTCCTGCGCACCACGAACAACGCCGCGCCGATGCCGATCAGAACGCCGATGGTGCCGAGCACGATGCTCTGCCATCGCGCTTCCGTCAGGGTACGGGCAAAGTCGCGCGACAGCACGTGCCCGCGCCGGTCGCTGACTTCGCGCAGCAATTCGGTGACGCGGCCGATCAGCCGCCCCTCGGTTCCCAGCACCTCGCGATCGATGTCGGCGATCTGCCGCTCGCGGACGGCCACGGCTATGATGGCCGCGGCATAATCGTTCACCGCCGACTTCAGCCCGGCATCGCCAATGTTCAGTGCCCGCATGCTCTGGGCGGCCTGTTCCGCCGCGGAGGGGTTGCGCGCGAGCAGCCCGAGCGCGATGCGGCTCTGCGCCTCCGACAGGCGCGAGGCCAGCTCGCGGTCGTCGGTGCCGGAGACGGCCAAATCGAACCGGTCGCGGAGCGGCGGCAGGCCGACGAGCAGTTGGGCGCGGCGGTCGATCAGGGTCGATATCCGCTCGAGGCCGCTGCGATAGGTCGCAAGCCGCTCGGTCACCCCGTCGATCATGTCCTGCTGCTCGGGCGCGAGCTCGATGCGGGTCTTCTTCAGGATGTCGCTGAGCGTCGAGGCCGCCTCGCCCACCTGCTTGAACTGGACGCCGGCGCCGGGATCGGTGACGAAGTCGCGCGCGGCGAGGCGCAATTCGTTCATGCGGCGGTCGATGTCCTCGGCGAGGTCGCCGACGCTCTGGAGCCGCTGCAACTCGGCGAAGGTGGTGTCGATGTGCCGGATCGCGATCACGCTCGCGGCCGAGGTGACGATGATCACCGCCAGCACCAACAGGAAGCTGCCGAAGGTGAGCTGGCCGATGGAGAGCGAGAAGGTTCGCTTTTTCTCAGGGATCGGCGTCAATTCGGCGGACATCGGTGTTTTGGGGGACCGGGCTACTGTACGCCCAATATACGACGTATTCCGCCTCCGGGGGAACATGCCTCGGACTGCCGAATATTCTTAATATCGGGGGCCGGCCGCCCCTCGGACTATGAGATTTTGACGCTCGCCGGCCGCCGGGCCGGGATCGTCATGGCGGCGACGCCAAGGACGACGCAGGCAAGCCCGACCCAGGCGGTCCGGCTCAGGCTCTCGCCGAGGAAGGCGACGCTGATGGCCACGCCAATGGGCACGCGCAGATAGGCCTGCGCGGTGGTGCCGACCGAGCCCATGGTCTGGATCAGGCGGAAATAGATCGCAAACGCCGCGGCCGTCGAGAACACGGCGAGCGCAAGCAGCGCCAGCACCGAACTTTGCGACGGCGACAGCGTCCAGGGCTGCTCGACCGCCAGCGAGGCCGGGATCAGGACCGCCGCGCCCGCCAGCAGCGAGCCGGCCGCGGGCGCCATGGGATCGAGCCCCTTGAAGCTGCGGCCGAAGATCGCGGCGCAGGCGTAGCAGATGGTCGCGGCAACGATGGCGGCCTCCGCGACGAGGCCGCGGCCGACGTCGTGGAAGGCATCGACGCCCACGATAAGGCAGATGCCGGCCATGCCGGCGACCACGCCGAACAGTTTTCGCGGGGTCGTCGCCTCATGGCGGGTGACGACCGCCGTGAGCAGGAAGGTGAAGATCGGCGCGGCCGAGTTGAGGATGGTGGCGAGCGCGGCATCGACATGGCGCTCGCCCCAGGCGATCAGCGTCCAGGGGATGACGCTGTTGAGCACGGCCTGGAACGCGAAGCGCCGCCAGGTCGCGCCGTCCGTCGGCATCCGGATGCCCCGCGCCCACATGACGACGAGCAGCAGCAGGCCCGCGATGGTGGTTCGCGCGGCGATCAGCGTGATCGGGGGAATGGTGGCAACGCCGAGCTTGATGAAGGTGTAGGAGCCGCCCCAGAGGGTTGCGAGCGCGATCAGGAGCGCCAGCTCGACGGCGATGTTGGTGTCGTGTCGGTTGTCCATGGCGCGTTCCGTCCTTGCTTGGGGCGGAACCTAGCGCGACGGTGGACCTCAGTACTTCGTCGGGCGTCGAAGTGTGTTAGCCCACCGCGCCCACCTCGAACACCTCGCCGTCATAGCCGGCTTCGCGGGGGATGCGGAGCTGGCGGCCGGTTTCGGTCCTGGTCATGACCGGCATCACCGTGACGATCGACAGGCTGCGGGCATGGTCCAGAGCGGCACTCACGCCGCCCTGCTTGGCGAGCCGGATCAGGTTGCGCGTGGTCGGGAACGGCAGCTTGAAGCGGCCGCTCTCGCCGCCCTCGACCGCCTCGCGCGGCGAGACCCAGATCGAATCCGTCGACTCCCTTCCGTCATGGGCGCCGAGCTGGTCGGGCGGCGCCGCGGCCAGGAAGAACCAGGTGTCGAAGCGTTTTGGCATGCCCTCCGGCGTGATCCAGTGCGCGTAAGGCACCAGCGTGTCGAGCGCAAGCTGAAGATTGTTGTCGGCCAGGATGCCCAGGAAGCTGACCTTGTGCTCGCACAGCGCGACGCGGTACGCGTCTGCGATCTCGCCGGCGCGCCTGGCATCAACCGGCGTTCCTGAGTCCCTCGACCGCGCCAGCAGGATGCCGCTCTCCTCAAACGTCTCGCGGATCGCGGCGATGCGAAAGCCGCGGTCCGCTTCGCTGAGACCCTCGCCGCCCGAATAGAGGTCGGAGCGGGCGACGATCTCCTGGTCGCCGGCATCGACGCTGCCGCCGGGAAACACCAGCGCGCCCGAGTTGAACTCGATCTGATGATGGCGGACCATCATGAAGACTTCGATTTCGTTTGCCGCGCCGTCGCGCAGCAGCAGGATCGTCGAGGCCGGGCGCGATGCTGATGTCTCGGCCATTGCAACTAACCTGCGGCGCTGGATTGCGGGCCGAGATTGGCGCGCTTGTCGACGCGGGCAACGCGCGACAGCAGGTAATCGACCTCGGCCTTCGCCGTCGCCGTGATCGTCGCGCCGGGCTTGCGCTGCGCGCTGGAGGCGATGATGCCGCGCTTCTGCAGCACGTATTTGCGGATGGTCAGCCCGACGCCGGGCTGCTGCTCGTAGCGGATCAACGGCAGATGGGCATCAAACAGATCATGCGCGGCATCGCGCTTGCCGGCCTTGGAGAGGTTCACGACGTCGATCAGAAGCTCCGGGAAGGCGTAACCGGTCATGGCGCCGTCGGCACCGCGCTCCATCTCGAAGTCGAGGAACGTGCCGCCATTGCCGCAGAGGATCGAGAGCGGACGGAGCGAGCCGTCCTTCTGAAAGCCCCGCAGCGCCGTGATCTTCTCCAGACCCGGCCAGTCCTCGTGCTTGAGCATCACGCAGTTCGGATTGTCCATGACGATCTTGCGGATCACGGCGGGGGTGAACACCACCTGCAACGTGAGCGGATAGTCCTGCAACACCCACGGCACATCCGGACCGATCGCCTCAGCCGCCTGCTTGAAATAGCCGACGATCTGGTCGTCGGTGCGCAAGGACGGCGGCGGCGCGATCATGACGCCGGCCGCCCCCGCATCCATCGAGGCCTTCGCCAGCGAACGCATGGTGGCAAAGCCGGGCGCCGAGACGCCGACGATCACCTGCATCTTCCTGGCGCGCTTGACGTAGCGCACCGCCACCTGCTCGGCTTCAGTGGCGTCGAGCTTCGGGGCCTCGCCGAGGATGCCCAGCACCGTGACGCCGTCGCAGCCGACCTCCTCGTAGAAATCGGTCAGGCGGTCGATCGAGCGCTCGTCGATCCGGCCGTCGTCGTGGAACGGTGTCGGCGCGATTGCGAAAGTGCCCTTGGCGTCGGCGGTGAGTTTCATGTTCGTCTCGTCTCTCTTTTTGTCATTCCGGGATGGTCCGAAGGACCAGACCGCAGGTGCGCAATTGCGCACCGGGGAATCTCGAGGTTCCGGGTGCTTCGCATCGCCCCGGG
This region includes:
- a CDS encoding GrlR family regulatory protein; the protein is MKNGLYSIHVNLLDGRIGKGSGVIVFRDGKILGGDAYLYYTGSYVVKDNNTFKGEVLVQRHTSPRGDHNPLFGGPAPVGIGVSGTFTETRAEMTGTALVGKASQIFGATLHKLAEID
- a CDS encoding PAS domain S-box protein, with the protein product MSAELTPIPEKKRTFSLSIGQLTFGSFLLVLAVIIVTSAASVIAIRHIDTTFAELQRLQSVGDLAEDIDRRMNELRLAARDFVTDPGAGVQFKQVGEAASTLSDILKKTRIELAPEQQDMIDGVTERLATYRSGLERISTLIDRRAQLLVGLPPLRDRFDLAVSGTDDRELASRLSEAQSRIALGLLARNPSAAEQAAQSMRALNIGDAGLKSAVNDYAAAIIAVAVRERQIADIDREVLGTEGRLIGRVTELLREVSDRRGHVLSRDFARTLTEARWQSIVLGTIGVLIGIGAALFVVRRTVRPLAQIARSIRALAAGQKDTSIPSADLGNEIGDIARAAEVFRRALEEADTAREAAVRALTEQRLAEESYRKLFEGSVDGIYVTTPAGDLLNANPALARMMGYDSPQHLIASINDIAHTIYVHPEARLEYQRLMARDGMVREFEYQVRQRDGNILWLSDSATGVRDEAGNIVRYEGTLRDITDQKRAEDAIAEGRRLLQQVIDTVPAVINVKDRDLRYVLMNRYMAGIFGIEPADALGRTTADLMSRYGAAKTDENDKRVLKLRKGLGFYEEEYKDSSGNMRQWLVNKLPLLDAEGEIERIVTVALDIGERKRGEQEMRKAKESAETALRNLRETQASLIEAEKLAALGRLVAGVAHEVNNPVGISLTVASALERKTAMFTAEVERGELRRSTLNDYLHTSRDASSQLVSNLNRAAELIQSFKQVAADRNYSDQRSFDLGDLTEQVVMSLRPGLRKHNLTLNVECQPDLTMNSYPGPYGQVLTNLFLNSVAHAFPDGRPGTIDIQVRESGKDNVEIIFSDNGCGMSLDVRRRAFDPFFTTRRDQGGTGLGLHIVYSIVTNRLGGRLDLDSEPGSGTRIQIILPRTAPLEQAAE
- a CDS encoding EamA family transporter, with product MDNRHDTNIAVELALLIALATLWGGSYTFIKLGVATIPPITLIAARTTIAGLLLLVVMWARGIRMPTDGATWRRFAFQAVLNSVIPWTLIAWGERHVDAALATILNSAAPIFTFLLTAVVTRHEATTPRKLFGVVAGMAGICLIVGVDAFHDVGRGLVAEAAIVAATICYACAAIFGRSFKGLDPMAPAAGSLLAGAAVLIPASLAVEQPWTLSPSQSSVLALLALAVFSTAAAFAIYFRLIQTMGSVGTTAQAYLRVPIGVAISVAFLGESLSRTAWVGLACVVLGVAAMTIPARRPASVKIS
- a CDS encoding NUDIX hydrolase; this encodes MAETSASRPASTILLLRDGAANEIEVFMMVRHHQIEFNSGALVFPGGSVDAGDQEIVARSDLYSGGEGLSEADRGFRIAAIRETFEESGILLARSRDSGTPVDARRAGEIADAYRVALCEHKVSFLGILADNNLQLALDTLVPYAHWITPEGMPKRFDTWFFLAAAPPDQLGAHDGRESTDSIWVSPREAVEGGESGRFKLPFPTTRNLIRLAKQGGVSAALDHARSLSIVTVMPVMTRTETGRQLRIPREAGYDGEVFEVGAVG
- a CDS encoding dihydrodipicolinate synthase family protein, which codes for MKLTADAKGTFAIAPTPFHDDGRIDERSIDRLTDFYEEVGCDGVTVLGILGEAPKLDATEAEQVAVRYVKRARKMQVIVGVSAPGFATMRSLAKASMDAGAAGVMIAPPPSLRTDDQIVGYFKQAAEAIGPDVPWVLQDYPLTLQVVFTPAVIRKIVMDNPNCVMLKHEDWPGLEKITALRGFQKDGSLRPLSILCGNGGTFLDFEMERGADGAMTGYAFPELLIDVVNLSKAGKRDAAHDLFDAHLPLIRYEQQPGVGLTIRKYVLQKRGIIASSAQRKPGATITATAKAEVDYLLSRVARVDKRANLGPQSSAAG